The nucleotide sequence GGTTAGCGAAGAGCACTCGTGTGAAGTCTGAACGTCATTgggcctttcctgcccctttACACGCAGCGTGTTGTGTCAGAGCCTGTTGGTGCTTTCCGCTTACGCCACTCGGTCTAATTCGGGATACTGTTTTTCTCTACCAACCAGATTTCCCTCGGTCAGGATACAAGACTAGGTAATTACATACTAATAAGCTTGCGGAAAGACTGTAGTTCAAAACCTAATGCTGAGGAAATGCCAGATTTGGATCGAGAGGACAAAGCTAGAAATTACTCTGTTTTGACAACACAGGTATTTGAAGAAGGCATGAGCGAAGTGAACCCTTCATTCTTGAGTAtctttcactgcatttttcttaaataatttatgGAGGATATGCTTTAATTGCAGTGTAAGGATAACTGAATAAATTATTAAGCTACATAGATTTCAGTTCCCCTTCTCTGATTGTTAAGTTTCCAGTGTATctggccctgtgctgcctgTTGTGTCTGATGGTTTGTGAGTACCAGGTTCTGATTTTGAGCCTTCAAACCAGTGAGCTAAACGGCAGTAGAGTGCAGAGCTTCTGATCTTTCCCgtcaaagttttatttttgttcctaaGGTAATGAGCATTTTATATTCCCCTTTATGTTTTAAGgcaaaatgtttttaacaaCAGTATTACTGCGGAAGagaattcctggaaaacaaTGGATTGGGAAGTACAGGCGACCACGACCGATTACCATTTCGATGAAGCAAGCAATGATCCGAAGGTTGGAAATTGAAGCAGAGAATGAATATTGGCTCAGCCAACCTTACCTGACACCGGAACAGGAATACAAACACAACACAGAAGAAAGACGTGCAAAGTGGGAAGCTTTCAAAAGCCTGAAACAAGCCAAGTTTCCGGAGCACAGATACATCAGTGATCATTTAAACCACTTAAATGTGTCAAAGAAGTGGACATGTTGAATATTACAACATATTTCTATTTGGCACATGTCATGCAGTACTCTGGGATCTGCTGTCATACCTGTTGTGGTAATTCACTGTAATTAGGGTGGGTGACAAATGAGACTTTGCTGTGGTGTACAAAATACTACATTAAAAGTAGCTCTCTGGAACAACCTATGTTTTCTTACTGctttgtgaggttttttgtgTGGCTCTTTACCATCTGCCCACCCTCTGTTCTTAAGGGCTTAAACAGCAAGTTACCAGGTGCAGTGGTGGTGATAAATAACCTTGTTTATAGTTTCAGTGATTGCCTTCTGAAAGCCTGGAGAATACTCCTGCTGTGTTGAAAGGACTCACCTGCTGGTACTGGCCACATGGCTTGGgccctctctcccttcctcagGGATTGTTCTATGTACACCAGTACTTGAGACACAACTATGACACTTACCATCAGGCATGCAAGGACCAAGGGGAACTAGAACTGCAGAAACAAGAGGATAAGCTGGAATTCATGGGATGTTATAAAATGTtccattttaaataaactttctGGAAAGAATTGATTTTAACTGCCAGTGTAATTGTCATATCAGTGTCAACTTAGCTATTACAGCTCTCTTACAGAGATTGCTCCTGATCTAAAAGGAACATGGCTGATTCCTGTTTGAGCAGTTGACCTCTAAGTCAGGTTTAGCGTCCTGAAGGAATAAGGTAGGCACAGTTCAGGCTTTTTATTTCTCCACAAGACCCAGTGACCTGGAAGATGTGTCAAGAGTGAGTGTAATCTTAGGTTTGTTGCAGCTGGAGTGTAAAAACTGGAGCAATGGTGCTATGTTTCCCATGACAGTTTTTCTTGCTGATCTAATGCACAGATGCTACAGCTGAGCACTTTTCAGATTCTTTCACATACATTTATTATATAAGTTGATGTTGCATTCACTGATGGATTCAAGTGTCAAGTCCATTCATATCACTTTGGAAAAGAGGCTTAAAATGGTACTCTTGTAATAAACATGGATTATACTTCAGAGAAGTATGAACAGGTTTGAACAGTAATGTACAAAATCTTGAATGCACTTTGATTGGTTATAAATGGCTTAAGAGAACTTCATGGAAAAGTATACCTATGGGGAAATTGCAAATACAATTAAAACATGAAGGACCTTCCAGGCAAAGCAATGtgattttgtatttaattaatttataaaagcCCCTTTCAAAAAGTTACTTCAAGTATTAAACTATAAATGGCAATGTTTTCTCTGTGCATAGGATGAGTCCTATCTGtaacatacaaaaaaacccacaaataagTGTGTCATTATTACAGGTATCTTTTACACATCGTCTCAAACTTAAATACAGCTTCTTACAAGTTTAAGCAGCACaattaaaataactttgtgGAAGTGAAACAGCTGGGATGTTGTGATTAGTGCAAATGTTGATGACCCTTGCTGGCAAATACAAAAGGAATTGCGGAGATAACCCAGGGATATTTCATTCATTAAAGTTAAATATGGATCAGACTTAGCAGGAATGCTGCCTCTTTCTGGGATAATAGCTTCATGATTGTAAATCATCATTCAGGAGTATTTAAAGTTTCCCACAATAAAGCTGAAAACAGGGTAAGGAACAGGAGAAATCAGAGAGGACCATGCTAAGTGTCTTGTCAGCTAAGCAGTATAAACAGAAGAGAATCAGCATGTCACCCCCAATGCTTTGGTGACGATTAAGTAATACAAATACTTAATCTCTGATAGATCTGCTTGTCTGCTGAGCATGAGCTCTCTGTTTCTTAGGACAGGGGCTAGGGAGAAAGATGGGGAAACCTCCCAAAACCAAAGAAAGTGATCCTGTAAACATCATCAGACTTCACTACCTAAGGGAAACAAATTCAAGTAACAGCTTCAGAAAACAAACGGCCAAACACCAGTTTTAATCTGAAAACAAACTACAACTCATAGCTTCATGACATTTCATGACCGTTacataattaagaaaaatgtgTATAAAAAGCTCtatatacaaaaaaattaatagaaatgaGTGTAACAAATGTGTTCAGATACTAAATCACTTCATGTGCAGGTGGTCTCTTTGGTGCCATTTAGGGATAGAAGAGCCTCTGAAGTTGCCCTCATTGCTGTTTTTTAGGTACTGCAAAAGGGCGTGTTTGGAGCAAAAAGTAACTGCTCTTTGGAGCCCCTCTAAATGCACACCCAAATCCCCCGTCAGACACAATTTTTGAGGGTGGCCTTGGAGAACGTACACTGTGAAGCTCAAAGCTGTCAtgattttgttgttatttaaataaaaatctggtCAGTCAGTGCTCCAGATCCAGGCAGATTTGGTCAATCTGTGTTGCAATCAGTGCATTTACTGCAGTAAATCTGCCAGACGTTAATACTGCTGCAAATGCTGCAGTTTGCCTCCTCTTGGAGCTCTGCTTAGCTACAACTGGACCATACTTCAGTTAGATCTCAAAGTCTTTGTGTGCATATGCAGTGGTATTGAAATTTGTCCCAACCCAAATGATGATTTATAATTAATAAAGAAGAGCACGCAAGaccaaaggaaagaaacagtaCCTGAAAACTAAGTATTCAGCTCTCTGGAGAACAGGACCAGTTTGTAAGACTAGCATACCAAAAGTAGCTTGGTACTTGCAAATTCCACACTCAAGAGACCGCTTTAACAAAAAGGTTGCTGTGATTTCTACTCAAATCACTAAAAATGGAAGTGCCCAAACTTCCTGTAAAGTAACTCTCTGATTATTTAAAATGGAGGTTTTTAATCACATCTGACTTGTATCAATACAGTTTCAAAGTAATACTGTAGGAAGTCAATTAATGACAGAAACCTACTCCTCTTCCTGCCCTCCTCCCATAATACACCTTTGGTAGGCACAGCAATGGTGTATATGTAGTACACTCTGTGAGTAAacaacagtaagaaaaaaaaaaacaacagtattGTGTAGTTTTGAGTAATTCCTATTTATGGATTTTCCTGCCTCATATTCACAGGGATTGGTTTATTTcaagatatttcagaaaaatggaGGATAAATTACACTGAAACACTCCCCTACATCAGGCTTCTGTCCTCACACTGGGAATTTAAAGCCATTTTTTTGGATGTTTTGAAATTATGTAgatttttgaaaagagaaaaggcgtaagaaaaatgaaagcagtttGTAATTGCATCCAGTGTCAACTATCCTACAATAACTACTACATAGGGCTCATAGCAGTCATTACTTTAATGTATCTAAAAGCTTAAGGGCTGCTATTTTTAATGACAACCTAGGAACTGATACAGAGTAGGTTAATGCACAAAACCAGCATGTACAACACGGCCCAACACCCTAAACAGTTGTTTTCTCAGGATCCACCCCCCTTCTGATCTCCTGACCATCGGCCAAAAATgccccctccctgcagcccctgcctctTGCAGAGACAGAGACAGCCAGAGAGCCATCCTGCGCCCTCATGAActtcctggcacagcacagcccagcccagcccagcccagcccagggagcaCTCAGGACAGAACCCAAAGACACAGGATGTCATCCTGCTGCCTTAGCCAGGATACCTCTCCCAAAGCCCAGGCTTGCCAGGAAAATCTAGCCCCCTCATCCCACTTGCTGGCATGCCCTTAAGAGTTCAGGAGTACAATTCCCTTAAGAGAACTTAATTCCTTTAAATCAGCCCAGGGTTTCTCTTAGTCCCCAGTTCACCgggctaaaaaaataaaaggggttGGGGATGGTGAATGTTGGAGAATCATCTTTCAAACATTTTACTATGCTTCATATTTGTCCAAGTAACTTTCAGTAATACCTGCTTCAGTAACACCAACAGTAACTCTGGCCTCAGGATTATCCTAAAGCCACTGCTAACTCTGGCCTCAGGATTATCCTAAAACCACTGCTCTCTTTTCCTCACCtcaaatatgaagaaaaatctaGGACAAAATATCTCTGTAATCTGCATAAACATGTCAGAAGTGTCAGTTTTTCATGaaaagtcacaaaaatgtcCATCAGATATACAAAGAAGTGGTTTCAGAAAAGAAGCACTTGCTAGGCCAGTCTGTTTACTTACAGTTTTTCCTGTAGATTCACTATACTGGCGAAAGAAATCAAACAAGTTCTCCTGATGCTGGCCTACAGGACACATACATTCATAGAGGGGTGTATATGAAGCATTTTAGGGAGCAGGTGGGGGGAGCAGAGACCATATTGCTGAGTCAGTGATACTTAGGATTCTGACATACACTTTGCTTATATAGCTCTGCTAGTTGATGTCTGTGCATGGATGAGTTATTTCAGCTATAATACGTGGATGCAGAAAAGCCAGATGATATCCCAGGCCCTCCATGACAGTTCCACCAGTGTTTGGGACTGCAAATTTTGGTATACAGAACGAGCCATTTGAATGTGCAGTCTTCCTTCTCTGTTATCTTCCCCAAGAAATTTTGTTGGTGCAATACTGCTGAGAGCTTCTGTTAAGATGGGCACTTCTCACTTaacatttgaggaaaaaaagctaAACCTTTCAGATCAATGTGTAGCAAATGTTTTTGTAAGTTTTGGAATtagcaaaagcaaaatttcttgTACAAAGTTTGAAGAATCATTCTGCAACTTGTATAAAACATGCAAGTTTGGACCATTGCTTCTGTCTCAAGAACATCCAACAGTGAAATCACGTTCACATGCTCTCAAAGAGTTCTTGTTCCAGAAGattaatatttaagaaaaatttattATAGCCAAAGACAAAAAATACCTTAGTATTTTCATAATAAACATATTTAACTCAAGTAGCAATCAGTCTGGGAGACAAACCAAACAAGTTCTTTTAGAGTCGATCATCAATTTGACTACTACCTGTAGTCTGTATCGAAAAGGCTCAATGTCTGTTTGTAATCAGCATCAACTGAACATCAGAAAACTTACAGACAGAAAAGTAGTATTTGTCACTTTTTCCAGCTGCAAAATTCCAATACCACCCAAAGATGAGTTAGCAGTCTTCTGTGTAGaggagtgaggaaaaaaaacatgttgtTTGCTGTAGGTCTTGCGCTAAGgatgggttggacttgattcctcacacagaaaacacattttgccttttttgaaCAGGTACACTGCTGCACAAAGCCACAGGTCTTTAACAATTTCAGCATCACTTAAACTGGACTTGAAAGTGGGAGACTAAAGGATGCAATTTTTCAGTGTGCTAACACAGATCTATGATCCAACACTAATCTTCTTGAAAGTACcttatatttgcattttagaaCCAATAAAACCTTGTGCCtttattaaaaagataaaacaaaagtATAAACCAGTATTTATAAACCATCAAGAGTCCCATGGAAAAAGCGGTACTCTGCTGGTTCTGTTTTCTAGCAACACACAACTGCAATATGATTTTTCTCAGGGATACTTTACCGTTTTGTTGCTGCCTTACACAGAACACAGCCAACAGCAATATAAAATATAAGAACTGTTAATTCCTTTTTGGACTGCCTTTTCCTTGTATGCTGACTGACAATTTTTGCAAAGTAATAATCCACGTTTTTTTCAACTAAAACCCAAGTTTTCTTCTTTGAGCTCTGTCCTTGGTATGGTTAAATAACTCATGTTAAAATGATGAGGAAGCTCAATCCTATAGCAGAAAAGCAACACCCAAAGTTAAAGGCTTTTATGTTGTTGGCATTGCCTTGCTCCACAGCACAGCTAGTAGAAGGAACCCTCAGTCCCAAAAGTCTTGGAGAGCTGTGATTGTGGGGTAGACTGGTTAACAGGAAGAGAGGAGAAGACATCATCCAGTCCCTTCCCCATCACCTGGCATTTGAACTATGTATACTCCCACTTCAGACTTGCTGACCATGCTCTaggctgactttttttttctccttccttttccttttttctttccttctgtacTCTGGAGACCTGCTATGGAagtgacttctgcagtgcccaAGATATGAAGTTTGCCCATGAGGAAGTAGGAGTCTCTGCAatccacccccaccactgcagCATAAAAGAAATGCATAGTTCCCACTCTGGACCTTGTGCATCCAAGCAGGGCACTTCTGGATCTGGCCCTTTGGTAGCAGTATATAATTCAGTGTTGCATAAATGCACATTAAGAATCTTAAGGCATCTGTCTTAACTTCCCTGCTCTGCAATAGTGCTTACAAGAATCCATTGTACTGTGCAGAAACTTGaatttcttgtctcttcctAAAATGTTCATgttccattttttcctgctcaACTCCTTCCAAACAAAATTAAGTAATATTCAAGCTCAAAATGTGTTGCAGAAACCtagtgaaacaaaaaaaaaagtaattaatggAATTATCCAGTCAACTTTGAAAAAACACATCATAGTGCATTACACAAATGCACTTGGATAACATGATTTACAGACTTCTGATTAAGGTAAGTAGTTAAGGCAACCTTAACTCAGAAATAGCCTTCTGGGAGGTGTGGGCTTTTGTTTCACACTACTTACATTTTAGAAGCTTATCAGTGCTAAGAACATCAATCCATTACCACTGATCTGCATCAAAAGTATCCTGGATCCCTGACTGGCAATTcaaattttgaattaaattgATAGATGTGAGGACACAAATGTTATTTGCCTAGGTGAGGCTGGGGAACTGGCCTTCTCCAAGTCAAGCTCTGTACACCAGAATAAGCCATGACTTTGTTTCTGCTGTGTGTTACAGGCCCAAAATTTGTTACAGGGCATTATGGAAATGCATTGAACAGATGCTGGATCTCACAGCTACTGTATAGTTACTTAGAAATGCAGGACTGGAATTAACCATCTTGGCCTCAACTGCAATCAAATCCAACTGAACTCAAGAATGGTTCAAACACTATGTTACTGAGTTAATTTAAGGTAACACATACCCAAATGCTTTTGCACTGGGTGCAATTATGCACTTTCATTCATAGAACTTTTAAAACTAATGTAGTTTGGGCAAGCGTAACACAAAGTACAAATTCTTCCTTTATTAAATCCGGCCTCACTTTAGGAAGACAGGgaggacagaaaagaaattaatcttaAGCTATTACCAGTTAATTGTCTAGCTTAAGACAGTCATCTATGCTCCCTCTCTAGGTCAGTGGAAAGAAAGATTAAGACCTTTCTATAATACCCTATCAAAGGCTGCTGGGATGAGCTGCTCTCAGAAACTTCTATTCTGCTccatgaagaacagaaaagccTTCGTAACATATTTAGATCAGATTAGGGTTTATATAGCTGGAGGCTGAA is from Cinclus cinclus chromosome 2, bCinCin1.1, whole genome shotgun sequence and encodes:
- the MRPL57 gene encoding large ribosomal subunit protein mL63, with product MFLTTVLLRKRIPGKQWIGKYRRPRPITISMKQAMIRRLEIEAENEYWLSQPYLTPEQEYKHNTEERRAKWEAFKSLKQAKFPEHRYISDHLNHLNVSKKWTC